TGTTCATATATCCCTTGTCTCCTTATCTTCTTAGATATATTCTTTCAACGATTTCTTTCTTTTACTAGTAAAGCCACGCTCTCAACATGGTTCGAGAGGATAGAACAGGTCGAAGTTGAGGATTTATGGCAATTAATTTGAATCAGAGCATAGAAAAAGAGTCTATAGGATCGAACCCCACAGACAATTTTTATTCATATTTGACAAAAGCCTCTGTAAATCAAAGGGCATTAGTATTTAATCGTTCTAATATACCTTCTAATGTATCATCTCTGACTAATTTCCACCATAGATTTGGCGTTATATTTGGAACCACGACTCATCCACTACCATCGCGGCTATATTCCATTACCAATAGGATGTAAATTTTCGACATTTACTGTGCAGTTAAGCCACCGTCTATAACAAATTCAGAACCGGTAGAATAACTAGATTCATCTGAAACGAGAAAAAGAACTAGATTAGTTACTTCTTCGGGTTTTGCGGTTCTCTTTAATGGAATTTCTTTTAATTGTTCCTCAATATACGAAGCATTTCCCTCTTCAGCAAGCAGTGGGGTTTCAATTAATCCTGGGTGAACGGAATTAACACGGATATTATCTTCAGCAAATTCTAGTGCCGCAACCTTTGTCATTCCGCGCATAGCGAACTTAGAGGCATTGTAGCCAACACCGCCAACACTTCCGATAAGCCCAGCAATAGAAGAAATATTTACAATCGATCCCATTCCAGCTTTGCGCATGGATGACAGGACAGCCTTCATACCTAAGAAAACTGATAATTGGTTAATGTTGATAATCTTCATATATTCATCCTCAGTCATACTTTCAATCGGCTTCATTGTTCCGACACCAGCATTATTGACTAATGCATGAATAGGACCGAAAGTAGACTCAGTCAGTGCCACTACATTATCCCAATCTTCTTGTTTTGTAACATCTTGTTTAATGAATTTTGCATTTTCACCAAGTTCTTTTTCAAGTTCTAGCCCTGCTGTTTCGTTCAAGTCGGTTATGACTACTTTTGCTCCTTCTTTTACAAATCGTCTAGCATGCGAAGCACCCATTCCGCCAACTCCACCAGTAATAACTACTACCTTACTGTCTAATCTCCCCATCATTTATCCTCCCTTTTCTCTAAATACAACACTATCTCTTTAAAATCTTAGTGTACAATGGATGGTATGTCAACTTTTTCGAACAAAGTTTATCAGTACATCTCTACTACCTTATTTTTCTACCCTTGACATCAATATTACCGTCTCAACATGTTTTGAGATGAGTGGATAGCTGTCAAAGGAAAATTTCCATTTTACTTTTCTGCTTAATTTTCTTTGAGGGAACATATCCACTGAGGGCTTTTGTATGAGGGAACATATCAACTCTTTTACTGTTTAATTTATACATACAAGTGAAGATTTTAGAAGGTGTTTAATCCGCTTTGCTTTCTGGTAAATAATATACTTTTCCATCCTTCGCAATTAACTGCACATCTTCAAGATATAATTCTGATTGTTCGTATTTAAAACTACTGCCATTACCATAGCTTTGTTCATCTATTATATTTGCTACGCTCTTATCAATTGTACGAAAATTCAACTCATTTCTTATTAAGCCTGGAAAGAAGTGAATTACTCTGTCAAATCCATCTCTCTTGCGGCGAGTTTCATCTATATCAATGTTCAACCTTTTTGCGGTATCTTGATGCCAGTTAGTGAGCCTTGTTTGTGTATCAATAACCTGCTGTCTGAATACAGGAAGCAGAGCCACACACTGCTCCCGAGAAACAGCACCAAGATGCAGTGTATATCTTAGGTCAGAAATCTTATACATCACATCTAGCAAGGACTTTTGATACAAATACCAATTCTGAGCCTCATTTAATTCTCTTTCATAAGTCTTGTAATCAATATCTTTCTTTTTCGCATATCCAGCAAGTGTCAGATTAGCCTGTCCTAAAAGTTGAGTACACTCTTCTTCCAGGCTATCAAGCTGAGAAATTTTACTAAGTCGCAACTCATTGTTTTCAAGGATTTCAACTTGAAAGTCTGCTATCGTCTTAACATGGGCTATAAGTGAAAATACTCTACTACGGTACTCATTGTCCTGAAAATCTGAAACCTTAGATATGCTTTCGCTTATTAAGCCAAGCTCAGCATTAATTTGTGTCATGTAATACTGGCCAACAACCATCGATGCTACTCCCATAGCCGTAGCTGCGGTATTTGCTACAACGGCCGTTCCTTTTTGAGCCTCAATTGCTACTAAATTTGCATGACCTTTAATACCGTCTGCACCATGATATATACCTCGAACAGCATTTTCCATTGCATTCGAGTTAGTGAGTTTTGCACCTGCTGGAATTATAGCTCTATATAAAACCTCACTATTTGCTTGTACTGCTTGAATCGCATTATTAGCAGTATTTCCTACCTGTGCTAATTCTGGGACAAGATTGTTTACATGTGCCAGAACTTTACTGCTTTTAATTTCAACTAATCTACTCTCATCAATTATAGATCCAACTGGAAGCATCTCCATTTGGATTGCAAGTCCATCTGGTTTATCTGCCTTATTAATGGGGGCACTAAATGGTGAAATGCCCGAAACAATCGTGGGATTTTCTAGTTTTTTATTATCTGCTCTCTTTTTCATGAATATCGCAAGGAAGACGCTAGCAATAACTACGATGCAGATTCCAATTAATATTTTTTCCATATAATGTTAACCTCCCACAATTAACTCCATGTCTTAGTCTTAAGTAGTTCAGCGATATCCTCAGTTTCAGGTAATTGCTCAGTTTCAAGAATTTGCGTTAAATCAAATACCCTCGTTCCCATAGGAGCCCTCGGTGTGATTTTCTTGAAATCAGTCTCATAGAATTTTTCAACAAAGAAGTATCTGTGCTTACTACTTTTTATATCATATCCATGTTGAACACCATCAATAATTGCATCTGCAATTTTCTGTTTTTTTTCCTCGGTCAATTCGCCAAACTCTACTTCATATTGCATACCATTATCAGTATCTACAGCCGTGATACGAGCACTAATCTTGCCAACCGCACGTACGCTTTTATTTTTATACAAGCTCAAATAATCGTGTGCGCGAAAACCACGCTCAGCATTATCATAGTAAATATCCTGACTTACATTAAAATCAAGTGTTGTTCCTGCCAATTGCATCCTCATAAATTTCCATG
This window of the Fundicoccus culcitae genome carries:
- a CDS encoding glucose 1-dehydrogenase, whose amino-acid sequence is MGRLDSKVVVITGGVGGMGASHARRFVKEGAKVVITDLNETAGLELEKELGENAKFIKQDVTKQEDWDNVVALTESTFGPIHALVNNAGVGTMKPIESMTEDEYMKIININQLSVFLGMKAVLSSMRKAGMGSIVNISSIAGLIGSVGGVGYNASKFAMRGMTKVAALEFAEDNIRVNSVHPGLIETPLLAEEGNASYIEEQLKEIPLKRTAKPEEVTNLVLFLVSDESSYSTGSEFVIDGGLTAQ